Sequence from the Flavobacterium sp. J372 genome:
ATGCGGGCTCATCATTGTTTTCACTACCTTTTTTGCAGTAAACACCAATTTGCCAATACCTTAGTTCTTCTTCGGTGCGTACCGTTACAAAATTAATCTTTTCAAGCCTTTGGTTGAATAACTCCCACAAATGCGGCGCCTCCCTGTAAATAGATGATATGATTATGCCGTCATCCTCAAGATGGTCAATCATTTTCTCAAGCACTTTTACACGCTCTTTTTCATGCACGTAATAAAAAACCTCATTAAAAATGATTACGTCAAATTTTCGCTCAGGCGTAAAAGTATGGATGTCTTTACACTGGAATTCTGCATTG
This genomic interval carries:
- a CDS encoding trans-aconitate 2-methyltransferase; translated protein: MNTLDKFHNWRRKLRWDKQYAKGRWDSMKTSKELSRYSTIIGYLTILGKENPSILDLGSGEGVLNEKLPAHYMYNYFLGIDFSKVSIEKAKAKEFPNAEFQCKDIHTFTPERKFDVIIFNEVFYYVHEKERVKVLEKMIDHLEDDGIIISSIYREAPHLWELFNQRLEKINFVTVRTEEELRYWQIGVYCKKGSENNDEPAS